The nucleotide sequence AACAGGATCTGCACTTCCATGAATGTGAATTATTCCTTCCATGGGCTGTTCTTGCTGCCATTTGATGATGGTTTCCAGCGCCCAATCCAGATATTGTGGATCGCTGATATTGAGGTAACGCTTGTACAGTTCCATTTTTTTAGGTGCGATGGACATGCCATATTTAGACAGCTGGTCAAAGTTGCCCATAAGACTGGTAGGCAGCAGCTTGTGCAAGCCAGTACTTCTGGCCAGTCTCATACGCCTAGGGAATTCATGATGACTCTTGACACTTGAAATAATAATGAGCTTCTTTACTTGGATAAGCTTAGCCATTTCTTGGACAATCACACCGCCAAAAGACACTCCAATAAGAACAGGATTGTCATGTTTCACCTGCTTTAAAAGTCTTTGACAATAGCTAGTTAGAGGTTCTTTAGGCTCTGGGATGAGCCAATCCATTAAGTGTACCTCGAAGTGCTCCTGTGGTAAAGAAATATTCTCAAAAATGAGCGGTGAAGCCGCCATTCCAGGCATTAGGTAGACTTGAATCATAGCCGATTATCTTTCAGAATCAAGGTTTTAACGATTGTCATAGAGTATTAATGGGCTATTTAAAGTATCTTTGCAAAGTTAATCAAGCAATTTTTACTCTTCTCACAAGCGTTTCAGAACTTTTTTTGAAACATGTTACTGTGCCTTTTTATTAGAAAGAGTTTAAAGAATGAATATGGAAACCAATATGATCGAAGTTACAGACAACGCATTCTTGCGTCAATACGAATGCCAGCAGGATGCAGGCATGGCAAAAATTGAATACGCTCAACAAGAACGTAAAATTTTTCTAACCAAACTCATTATTCCAGAAACTCTCGAAGACAGCGTAGAATTTAGGGAAAACTTTCTAAAAGCCGTTTTTGCTGACATTAGAGACAATAAGAAATTAAAGGTTGTACCTACTCATCCCAAGATTGCAGGTTTTGTGCGCAAGCACCGCAATGACTACAAGGAGATGCTTCCCGTAGGTATTAGCATCTAATTAGACGATCCTAATTATTGTCCCAGATGACTCTTGCTTTCTCAAGATCTGTAGGAGTATCTATACCTATGGTATGATTTGACGTTGTCACCATACGTATCTTTTTACCATATTCCAGATAACGTATCGCCTCAATTTTTTCAGCGAGTTCTAGTGGTGTTGGTTTTGAATTGTAAAACTCCATCAAAGCATCCTTACGAAAAGCATAGATGCCCACGTGTTTATAAACATCTACATTTGCAGTCTCATCTCTTATAAAAGGAATGGGTGATCTTGAGAAATAAATGGCATTGCCATAGGTATCCACAATCACTTTAACATTGTTAGGGTTTTCAATATCTCGTTCTTCGCTTAGGGAATGCATCAATGAAGCTAATGCGATCTCTTGGTTTGGGTCATTATCAAAAACCTGCAACAACCTCTGTAAATCTACCTTGTTAGTAAATGGCTCATCGCCTTGAACATTGACCACGATGTCATAATCTAGATCCTCGACAGCTTCCGCGATGCGATTGCTTCCACAATCATGTTCTTTGTGGCTCATCACTGCTTTACCATCGTATTGCAATACAGTTTGATAGATATCATTACTATCTGTCGCCACGAGAACTTCATCAAACAAGTTGGTTTTTTTTACGGCTTCATAAGTTCTTACAATAACTGGAGCGCCGCCCAGATCCAGTAATAATTTTTTAGGTAAGCGTTGGGATTCCAGCCTAGCTGGGATAATGGCAATTTTTTTAAGCATTCTAATAATTTAAGGGTAAGGACCAGTATGGAGTACGTTTTTCTATTTCAATATGATGCTTTCTCAAAAGATCTAGAAAAGCTGTGCAAGTAGACTCGGTATTGAAAGATACCTGACGGTAGCGTCCATTAGTAAGCTTTAGACTCACCATACATAACATCTCATTTTTAATTACCGCACGATCCACATCGTCCATAGAAATTACATTTCTTACTGAGGTTGTTTTGAGCCATACCATCATGACAATTAAACTAGGAACAGCTACCGTACCGCTTAAAATGGTCTCAACCATTTCTCCATGTTGCCAATGGATTGCAAAACTTATTATCGCTGGTATGAATATCAACAGCGGCATCCATAAAAGGTAGAAGAGATTATCATCTTTCAACTCAAGGACTTCATCACTTTCTGACCATTGCCATTTTGTTTTTCTTTTGAAGAAGCTCATGATTTTTCAATAGGTTTAAAGGTATCTCGCTTTCGCGAAAGCGAACTCTTTCTAAAGATTTTACGATACAATTTACGTATCCCAAAAAACGTCAAAATCACTACAACCACAGCTATAATCGGCGCTAAAATTGACAATATGCTTAGCAAGGTTGAAAAAACAGCTTCAAGAAAACTTATGATGGGATTTGCAACTCCAGCAGTTACGGTAGTGCTGGTGGCTCTCGCGGCACTGGTACTTGTCGCAATTGTGGCTGCCGTACCGCCACCGGCAATGATAGCCAGCGTCCAGCTGTAAATGGGATCTACATCGCCCAAAACCGTGAACATCACCAGTGTTCCAGCGACGGTTGCCAGCGGTATGGATATGGTGTCCAATAGGTTGTCTACATAAGGTATAAAATAAGCGCCCAGTTCAATGATGGATGCGACGGCAAGAACAATGATGGCGGTAAGGCTGCCAGCCCATTGCCAGTCTTCATTGAGCAGTATCCATTCAAAATAACCAGCAATACTCAACAGCAATAGAGGCACAAAAACCCTAAAACCTGCACTTGCAGATAGGCCAATTCCCAGACAGACGCTTATGATGATCTCGAGCATGGTTATTCTATAAAGTTTTCATTTTTAAAGCCGATAAGATACAAATTTGTTTTGGCTCGAGTGACTGCCGTATACAGCCAGCGCAAGTATTCCTTGCTGGGTCCATCTGGCAAATACGGTTGTTCTACGATCACATTTTCCCATTGACCACCCTGGGATTTATGACAGGTAATCGCATAGGAAAACTTGACCTGCAACGCGTTAAAATAAGGATTGGCCTTGATCTCCTTGTATTGCTTCCATTTGGGTAGTTTGAGATAATCCATGCGTACTTCTTGATAAAGGCTGTTGCTTTGCTCATAGGTAAGCGATGGTGATTCTGATGTCAAGGTATCCAGCAGTAAAGTGGTTTCAAAAGGTTTGGCATTGGGATAATCCACCATGCGTACCTTAACATTAGCAAACTTGAAACTGTAGATCTCCTTAAAATTGAAAATCTCCAGCACCTCAATGATGTCACCGTTGGCGATGAACCCTGCGTCGCTTGTGATATCCAGCCAGTGATAATTGTTCTTGACCACCATGAGGTAATCACCTGATGCTAGTTCGCTTTCGCGAAAGAGAATACGCGACCTAATTTGCTGGTTATATAAATTGGCCCTTTTATTGGATCGAACAATGATAGCCGTCTCTTCATGACCTTGATTATCATAAGCATTCATAACGGTTTCCATGATCTCATGACCGTCAATAAGGCGTTCGATATCTTGAAAAGGCAACGTATTGAATTTGAAACTAGGATCGTCTACCTCAATGTGTTCCCTAATTTGTGTGGCATTATATAGTATCCCAGAACCTTCCGTTTGACGTTTGACCTCGTCCAGCTCCATATCGATCACAGTCTTTAAATACCGCTGTTCGATCAACTGGGCATCGAGCGCTGGCGAAATATTAAGCTTTACCGGCGGCAACTGTGCAGTGTCTCCTATTATAATGAGTTTACACTTAAAACCATTGTATACATATTCTATAAGATCATCCAATAGGGATCCATTACCGCCAAACATTTTATTCTCTGCCACCACATCTGGAATCATAGAGGCTTCATCCACTATAAATAAGGCATTGCGATGCTTATTCACTTTGAGCGTGAACTGCACGTTGCCAGACCCTTGACCTTTGGGATAATAAATTTCACGGTGTATCGTGGCAGCTTGTTTGTTAGAATAGCTACTTATGACCTTAGCAGCTCGACCGGT is from Nonlabens sp. YIK11 and encodes:
- a CDS encoding alpha/beta hydrolase, which gives rise to MIQVYLMPGMAASPLIFENISLPQEHFEVHLMDWLIPEPKEPLTSYCQRLLKQVKHDNPVLIGVSFGGVIVQEMAKLIQVKKLIIISSVKSHHEFPRRMRLARSTGLHKLLPTSLMGNFDQLSKYGMSIAPKKMELYKRYLNISDPQYLDWALETIIKWQQEQPMEGIIHIHGSADPVFPLKYIKNCVTVDGGSHVMIINRFRWFNENLPQIIRET
- a CDS encoding GNAT family N-acetyltransferase; its protein translation is METNMIEVTDNAFLRQYECQQDAGMAKIEYAQQERKIFLTKLIIPETLEDSVEFRENFLKAVFADIRDNKKLKVVPTHPKIAGFVRKHRNDYKEMLPVGISI
- the kdsB gene encoding 3-deoxy-manno-octulosonate cytidylyltransferase, producing the protein MLKKIAIIPARLESQRLPKKLLLDLGGAPVIVRTYEAVKKTNLFDEVLVATDSNDIYQTVLQYDGKAVMSHKEHDCGSNRIAEAVEDLDYDIVVNVQGDEPFTNKVDLQRLLQVFDNDPNQEIALASLMHSLSEERDIENPNNVKVIVDTYGNAIYFSRSPIPFIRDETANVDVYKHVGIYAFRKDALMEFYNSKPTPLELAEKIEAIRYLEYGKKIRMVTTSNHTIGIDTPTDLEKARVIWDNN
- a CDS encoding DUF4126 domain-containing protein, producing MLEIIISVCLGIGLSASAGFRVFVPLLLLSIAGYFEWILLNEDWQWAGSLTAIIVLAVASIIELGAYFIPYVDNLLDTISIPLATVAGTLVMFTVLGDVDPIYSWTLAIIAGGGTAATIATSTSAARATSTTVTAGVANPIISFLEAVFSTLLSILSILAPIIAVVVVILTFFGIRKLYRKIFRKSSLSRKRDTFKPIEKS
- a CDS encoding ATP-dependent RecD-like DNA helicase, giving the protein MTPQDFFKILKLDFPFEPTFQQERALEELSQFILSPEKDQIFMLRGYAGTGKTTIISSLVKSLWKAKKSPVLLAPTGRAAKVISSYSNKQAATIHREIYYPKGQGSGNVQFTLKVNKHRNALFIVDEASMIPDVVAENKMFGGNGSLLDDLIEYVYNGFKCKLIIIGDTAQLPPVKLNISPALDAQLIEQRYLKTVIDMELDEVKRQTEGSGILYNATQIREHIEVDDPSFKFNTLPFQDIERLIDGHEIMETVMNAYDNQGHEETAIIVRSNKRANLYNQQIRSRILFRESELASGDYLMVVKNNYHWLDITSDAGFIANGDIIEVLEIFNFKEIYSFKFANVKVRMVDYPNAKPFETTLLLDTLTSESPSLTYEQSNSLYQEVRMDYLKLPKWKQYKEIKANPYFNALQVKFSYAITCHKSQGGQWENVIVEQPYLPDGPSKEYLRWLYTAVTRAKTNLYLIGFKNENFIE